The following proteins come from a genomic window of Theileria equi strain WA chromosome 2 map unlocalized gcontig_1105316255037, whole genome shotgun sequence:
- a CDS encoding actin, putative (encoded by transcript BEWA_042220A), which yields MEKPLILDYGTVSFRVGRAGDKNPSFLVPPVIGKPLMRDSKGEICGFNGGCGSNPLEYTIFPLNPRDKHDNVVPIPAITYGNNGFEVDEKVLERMLDGCMGVKGMDEGLHEASVIVSEPSLHNTKFRETFAEILSETFKVENLFLCKRSALTCYASASTSGIVVDVGGSSTNISPVVEGYTIQESVREEPIGGSLIDCIFYSYLSSIGITIRPSYEYCKSSTAENASAETDKTQKDSEVKNVTIRKLPFVHADYYRWSTLYSTSVLKETCIIFNDSINIVPPTDQSYCFALPDGNFLDVEQSKSLCGIFCSCIFNQKKFLNAKNDLDKIKLSKPAFGSNSDDLNLESILGKSSGLSNMLIDSWNSLSSVGSGVDLIGIYDRIIFTGGCTRHPALVPILQRDFDGFLKTNKSEYYPTYMSIGGNEQQYSSFIGASILASLGGFGNFCISRADIQEHGTIRSLNRKCP from the exons ATGGAAAAACCTTTGATTCTCGACTATGGTACCGTATCATTTCGAGTAGGAAGGGCTGGAGATAAGAATCCCAGCTTCCTGGTACCCCCAGTGATAGGAAAACCCTTGATGAGGGATTCCAAGGGCGAAATTTGTGGCTTTAATGGAGGATGTGGGAGTAATCCGCTGGAATATACGATTTTTCCCTTGAATCCTCGTGACAAACACGACAACGTCGTCCCTATTCCTGCAATCACCTACGGTAACAACGGATTTGAAgttgatgaaaag GTCCTCGAGAGAATGCTTGATGGTTGTATGGGTGTAAAGGGCATGGATGAAGGTTTACATGAAGCTTCTGTGATTGTTTCTGAGCCCAGTCTGCATAATACCAAGTTCCGTGAAACATTTGCAGAGATCCTTTCAGAAACTTTCAAGGTGGAAAACTTGTTTCTTTGCAAAAGATCTGCATTGACATGTTATGCAAGTGCGTCGACGAGTGGTATAGTAGTAGATGTTGGCGGTTCTTCTACCAATATATCACCTGTGGTTGAGGGATACACTATACAAGAATCAGTTAGAGAGGAACCTATAGGTGGATCTTTGATAGATTGTATATTTTACTCATACTTGTCTTCAATTGGAATAACAATAAGGCCCTCTTATGAGTATTGTAAATCTAGTACCGCAGAAAATGCGTCAGCTGAAACGGACAAAACACAAAAGGACTCAGAGGTCAAAAATGTCACAATTCGCAAACTCCCATTTGTACATGCGGATTACTACCGCTGGTCCACTCTATACTCTACTTCTGTTCTTAAAGAGACTTGCATAATCTTTAACGATAGTATTAATATTGTTCCCCCAACCGATCAGTCATATTGTTTTGCGTTGCCGGATGGCAACTTTTTGGATGTAGAACAAAGTAAATCTCTTTGTGGCATCTTTTGTAGTTGCATATTTAATCAAAAGAAGTTTTTGAATGCAAAAAATGACCTTGATAAGATAAAATTATCTAAGCCTGCGTTTGGCTCGAACTCTGATGATTTAAATCTGGAAAGCATACTAGGCAAAAGTTCCGGACTTAGTAATATGTTAATTGATTCATGGAACTCATTGTCCAGTGTTGGATCGGGGGTCGATCTTATTGGTATCTATGATCGTATAATCTTCACTGGAGGGTGCACTAGACACCCTGCACTCGTACCAATTCTTCAAAGAGATTTTGATGGatttttaaaaacaaacaagAGTGAATATTATCCCACATATATGAGTATTGGTGGGAATGAACAACAGTATAGTAGCTTTATAGGAGCATCTATTCTAGCATCCCTAGGAGGCTTTGGAAACTTTTGCATTTCTAGAGCTGACATCCAAGAACATGGCACAATCAGGTCTTTGAACAGAAAGTGCCCATAA
- a CDS encoding conserved hypothetical protein (encoded by transcript BEWA_042230A), protein MRPCTLSYLYLVVLNIWSRTFVIADDIKITKGGTEIANIKQDINSTSEKNVIEIKLNNPEIKATTVEKDSGDNAKDVDSKAKNTGPEISVKSSSIEVVQNQSSDSKSTDKNTIATITVNIPNAKEQTIEIKNVEAPKIIEKEIKSDGFVDRIIRFIRSDFRFLIKCGSVLSSLLMQVTPIHTALTIRKNRSTKNLKILTFITSAYSNLLWSLYGFLTVNIIIIVSNLPGTLINFVTLWVFHSYCTDLSQRTILIISSKVLGVFAAILSVLYLLLDMETYLTIVGLFGGSLLAISYTSPLVSFNEILESRNTSTMPTEISLGNFIGAFFMFSYGFIIWDLLVIAPNFLGVISGLIQLTLLFMFPHSDRIIISEVEILEKPNNFKSILNIDQDVEL, encoded by the exons ATGCGACCGTGCACACTTTCATATCTATACTTGGTAGTTCTTAACATATGGAGCAGAACGTTCGTAATCGCAGATGATATAAAGATAACGAAAGGGGGAACAGAAATCGCCAATATAAAGCAAGATATCAATTCAACCAGTGAAAAAAATGTCATAGAAATCAAATTAAACAACCCAGAGATTAAAGCTACAACTGTGGAAAAGGACTCTGGCGATAATGCCAAAGATGTGGACTCCAAGGCTAAAAACACGGGCCCTGAGATCAGTGTCAAGTCATCCAGTATAGAAGTCGTGCAAAATCAATCATCTGACTCAAAGAGTACTGACAAAAATACAATTGCAACTATAACTGTGAACATTCCCAATGCAAAAGAACAAACGATCgaaattaaaaatgtagaagcTCCTAAAATTATAGAAAAGGAAATCAAAAGTGATGGATTTGTTGATAGAATCATAAGGTTTATAAGGAGCGATTTCAGGTTCCTGATTAAATGTGGATCCGTGTTATCATCACTCTTGATGCAGGTTACACCCATTCATACTGCTCTCACTATTAGGAAGAACAGATCAACAAAAAACCTGAAAATACTCACATTCATCACATCTGCGTATTCCAATCTATTATGGTCACTATACGGTTTTCTTACCGTCAATATAATTATCATTGTGTCCAATTTGCCAG GAACGCTAATCAATTTTGTTACTCTTTGGGTATTTCACAGCTATTGTACTGATCTGTCTCAACGTACAATCTTGATCATTTCTTCAAAGGTACTAGGAGTTTTTGCAGCTATTCTGTCGGTTCTGTACCTTCTTTTGGATATGGAGACATATTTAACAATTGTCGGTCTTTTTGGAG GATCTTTGTTGGCAATATCTTACACATCTCCATTGGTTTCATTCAATGAGATTCTGGAATCTAGAAACACATCGACGATGCCCACGGAGATATCTTTGGGAAACTTTATCGGAGCATTTTTCATGTTTTCTTATGGATTTATAATCTGGGATCTCTTGGTTATTGCACCAAACTTTTTAGGGGTTATCAGTGGGCTTATTCAGCTTACTTTGCTGTTCATGTTCCCTCACTCGGATCGTATCATAATCTCGGAGGTAGAAATCCTGGAGAAACCAAATAATTTCAAGTCTATATTAAATATAGACCAAGACGTTGAGCTTTAA
- a CDS encoding conserved hypothetical protein (encoded by transcript BEWA_042240A), with amino-acid sequence MEIVSNPVERIKHCLGDVYSGYFIPTVICGRSLCFKKDLNKFIKDFCDIIYKEDLSLLEDENKDFGLKSLGSLFKERMISKLLTVSPEENICDVWNLLWGVWADIFNSEPEGKSESYIILHKTTCVYLMFYLYHCQSGLNNFVISLSLETFEACIDLAKIVLERFQVTSVVDVLNYLVSKKCINVALYDGIQYLYQNKYGKPLTIKKKSISRS; translated from the exons ATGGAGATCGTATCAAATCCTGTTGAGCGGATTAAGCACTGTTTGGGAGATGTATATTCGGGATACTTCATACCTACCGTTATTTGTGGAAGGTCGCTGTGCTTCAAAAAAGATTTGAACAAGTTCATCAAAGACTTCTGTGATATTATTTATAAGGAAGATCTATCTCTGCTCGAAGAT GAGAATAAGGATTTTGGCCTGAAGTCGCTCGGTTCCCTGTTCAAAGAGCGTATGATATCAAAACTTCTCACTGTATCACCGGAAGAAAACATCTGTGATGTATGGAATCTCCTTTGGGGTGTATGGGCCG ATATATTCAACTCTGAACCAGAAGGGAAATCTGAGTCGTATATCATACTTCACAAAACAACGTGTGTTTACTTAATGTTTTATTTGTATCACTGTCAATCCGGATTAAACAATTTTGTAATATCTCTTTCTTTGG AAACATTTGAAGCGTGTATAGATTTAGCAAAAATAGTCTTGGAAAGGTTTCAAGTCACCTCAGTAGTTGACGTTTTAAACTATTTGGTTAGCAAAAAGTGCATAAATGTTGCACTCTATGATGGAATTCAATACCTATATCAGAACAAGTACGGAAAACCCCTCACAATTAAAAAGAAGAGCATATCTAGATCTTGA
- a CDS encoding ATP binding protein family member protein (encoded by transcript BEWA_042250A), whose product MVKFGQIIMGPPGSGKSTYCAAMEYKYNSIGRHTIIVNLDPQVTPEELPYKPTVDVCDLVDASKVSDTFELGPNATLLYCMEYLLENVDWLIEKLSPFKDSYILYDIPGQIELFTHHTSLRDVIQKLEKNGHRLVGVNLIDSTLCADPYKYIAALLSSLSCQIFVQLPHVNILSKLSLLKIVKKDLAYKLEYYTEANDLQELMVVLRNGIHMPNQERFEKFTSTLCELIEDFNLVSFGTLDVQDNESIERVIRIIDRSSGYIANLGDSFPHNRNVYDFSFSNNITDDVYLKNNVADLQERYVDSDE is encoded by the coding sequence ATGGTGAAATTTGGCCAGATAATAATGGGACCTCCCGGTAGCGGAAAATCTACCTATTGTGCCGCAATGGAATACAAGTATAATTCTATAGGAAGACACACAATTATAGTAAATTTAGACCCTCAGGTGACTCCTGAAGAGCTTCCTTACAAGCCTACAGTTGATGTTTGTGACTTGGTTGATGCTTCAAAGGTATCTGATACCTTTGAACTAGGACCGAACGCAACTCTGTTATACTGTATGGAATACCTTTTGGAGAATGTAGACTGGCTAATTGAGAAACTATCGCCATTTAAAGACTCTTATATATTGTATGATATCCCTGGTCAAATTGAGCTTTTCACACACCACACATCCCTAAGGGATGTGATTCAAAAGCTGGAAAAGAACGGACATCGGCTGGTTGGAGTGAATTTGATCGACTCTACTCTTTGCGCGGATCCGTACAAATATATTGCCGCGTTGCTGTCATCACTGAGTTGTCAGATCTTTGTCCAACTACCACACGTTAACATTTTGAGCAAACTTAGCCTTCTAAAGATCGTCAAGAAGGATTTAGCATACAAATTGGAATATTACACAGAGGCCAACGATTTACAGGAACTTATGGTCGTGCTGAGGAATGGAATCCACATGCCGAACCAGGAGAGGTTCGAGAAGTTTACATCTACTCTGTGCGAACTCATTGAAGATTTTAACCTGGTATCATTTGGAACGTTAGATGTGCAAGATAATGAATCTATTGAGAGAGTAATAAGGATCATTGATCGCTCGAGCGGCTATATCGCTAATTTGGGGGATTCCTTCCCGCACAATCGCAATGTTTACgacttttccttttctaaCAATATTACAGATGATGTTTACCTCAAAAACAATGTCGCAGATCTCCAGGAACGCTACGTAGATTCCGACGAATGA
- a CDS encoding conserved hypothetical protein (encoded by transcript BEWA_042260A), which produces MIISKVKLQNTFLTVHSPEADKDDECQLYKSLSMPPAKEKLHECYIYNIPSFTNQNGCKLSLTTSDRSTADGCSMKQCSAGSPSEDANNDSALNPEQFIPVDENGNLTSIGSIHHNTGNCKPCAFHRHRTKVCENGTRCAFCHFEHAKKRSKSSKNNNNYRC; this is translated from the exons atgattaTATCAAAGGTCAAATTGCAAAATACCTTTCTTACCGTCCATAGTCCAGAAGCGGACAAAGACGATGAATGCCAGTTATATAAGTCACTCTCAATGCCTCCAGCCAAAG AAAAGCTGCATGAGTgctacatttacaacatccCGAGCTTCACCAACCAAAACGGTTGCAAGCTTTCACTCACCACGTCAG ACCGATCAACAGCTGACGGTTGTTCAATGAAGCAATGTTCAGCAGGGTCTCCCAGCGAG GATGCGAACAATGATTCTGCCCTCAATCCGGAAC AATTCATCCCAGTtgatgagaatggaaatttgaCATCTATTGGATCCATCCATCACAACACCGGCAACTGCAAAC CCTGTGCATTTCACCGCCATCGCACCAAAGTTTGTGAGAATGGTACACGTTGCGCGTTTT GTCACTTTGAGCATGCCAAAAAACGGTCCAAAAGTTCCAAGAATAATAACAACTATCGCTGCTAG
- a CDS encoding conserved hypothetical protein (encoded by transcript BEWA_042270A) → MRSLHKGRVMSAFIDETLKSHGCLTKNIKIDDSIPLEEYLKRRRPWNPAGRLRNVPEPPCNGSSFPFCSSMDVKTANRYAPQYLALHECTKFSNSGAIYESIANCAILVIGAGGLGSPVLMYLASAGVGIIGIMDGDVVEISNLHRQIIHDECNVGMNKACSARERLLKMNSSGRYISYEFYLGEREAKEIIPLYDIIVDASDNPQTKYLINDACVLYDKSCIIASCIRAQGQLMVYNRIKYPTSHEKGVDKMMDAPKNEEKTPCFRCICPFEGNPLLTLVKNACSAAGVIGSIPGVLGTLQATEALKLAAGITDASLLGGRLLTYDSANILNPFRCVKLARNPSCVVCGDSAPPIQLKMYESQESTSNLDRDYLAVSPEEFWDLYMDEIENGCPVHTRVLIKSDIMEKVPNGREYDILLLDVRPSAHFTICHLPGAISWPLQDILNYTHSLEPSPYVKNKSSCDKGPEYTTQNSVEFLKTLLKTNPDRNIIILVICRRGNASRVAAEELRRVFGPNESIHCYSVAGGHHYLNTHFKLQIPAT, encoded by the exons ATGCGAAGTTTGCACAAGGGACGTGTTATGTCCGCCTTTATAGATGAAACACTGAAATCTCACGGCTGTTTGACCAAAAACATAAAAATTGATGATTCAATTCCCCTTGAGGAGTACTTAAAGAGGAGAAGACCATGGAATCCTGCAGGAAGGTTGAGAAATGTCCCAGAACCCCCCTGCAATGGGTCCTCTTTTCCCTTTTGCTCATCGATGGACGTTAAAACGGCAAATAGATATGCTCCACAGTATTTGGCGCTCCATGAATGTACAAAGTTCTCCAATAGCGGTGCTATTTACGAATCTATCGCGAATTGTGCCATCCTTGTTATAGGAGCTGGTGGATTAGGCTCACCGGTTCTAATGTATCTCGCATCTGCCGGAGTTGGTATAATCGGCATAATGGATGGTGACGTTGTAGAGATATCAAACTTGCACAG GCAAATAATTCACGATGAGTGCAATGTTGGCATGAATAAAGCTTGCTCAGCTCGTGAGAGACTCCTGAAAATGAATAGCTCTGGTCGCTATATTTCTTATGAATTTTACTTGGGTGAAAGGGAAGCCAAAGAGATTATACCACTTTATGATATCATAGTGGATGCATCGGATAATCCTCAGACAAAGTATCTTATAAACGACGCCTGTGTTTTGTATGACAAGTCATGTATAATAGCAAGTTGTATAAGGGCTCAAGGTCAGCTCATGGTATATAATCGTATCAAATATCCAACGTCTCATGAAAAAGGGGTTGACAAAATGATGGATGCTCCAAAAAACGAGGAGAAAACACCATGTTTTCGCTGTATTTGTCCATTTGAAGGAAATCCTCTGCTTACTCTCGTTAAAAATGCTTGCAGTGCTGCTGGTGTAATAGGTTCAATTCCGGGAGTGTTGGGAACGCTTCAGGCTACCGAAGCACTAAAACTTGCAGCTGGAATCACAGATGCTAGCCTGCTAGGCGGACGTTTGTTAACTTATGATTCAGCAAACATTCTAAATCCATTTCGTTGCGTGAAGCTTGCAAGGAATCCTTCATGTGTCGTATGTGGAGATTCGGCGCCACCAATTCAACTCAAGATGTACGAATCACAAGAAAGCACAAGCAACCTAGACCGTGACTATTTGGCTGTGAGTCCTGAGGAATTCTGGGACTTGTACATGGACGAAATTGAAAATGGATGCCCTGTGCATACAAGAGTACTGATTAAATCAGACATTATGGAAAAGGTACCAAATGGACGGGAATACGATATTCTTCTCCTGGATGTTCGCCCTAGTGCCCACTTTACAATTTGTCACTTACCGGGCGCTATATCTTGGCCTCTGCAGGATATTTTGAACTATACGCACTCCCTGGAGCCTAGCCCTtatgtaaagaataaaTCTTCATGCGACAAAGGACCAGAATATACCACCCAAAACAGTGTAGAATTCTTAAAAACTCTGCTAAAGACCAACCCTGACAGGAACATTATCATACTTGTAATCTGCCGCAGAGGTAATGCTTCAAGAGTGGCTGCAGAAGAACTTCGGAGGGTTTTTGGTCCAAACGAAAGCATCCATTGTTACTCCGTAGCAGGGGGGCACCACTACTTAAATACCCATTTTAAGCTCCAGATCCCGGCCACCTAA